In Mesoplasma florum L1, the DNA window CTTCTAATAAAAGTTTATTTGTTAAAAATTGAGCATCATCAGACAACGGTATTATAAATAAATCTAATTCATCTTCATCAGCAACTTTTATTTCTTGATCACTAAGAATCATCATTATTCTTTCAATGCCTATTGCAAAACCACTAGCAGGTAAATTTGGTCCACCTAGTTCTTCAACTAAATTATTGTATGAACCACCAGCGATAATAGCTTGGTCTGTTTTAATATTTTTAAATTCAAAAACTAAGCCTGTGTAATAATCTAATCCTCTTACTAAGTTAAAGTTTATTTTTGCTTCAATTCCTAGTTGCTTTAATTGATCAAATGTTTTATTCAATCTTTCTTTGTTTTCTTGACTTGCAAATAAAGTCATTTTTGGTGCTTCTGCAAATTTATTACCATCAATTTTACAATCTAATACACGTAAAACATTTTTATTAATTCTTATTTCACAATCTGAACATAAATCATCAAATAAATTCAAATATTTTTTAAGTTCTAATTCGTATTCTTTTCTTTCATTTCCACTTATTAAATAATTCATTTCAACAATTACGTCTTTATTAATTTTTAATTCTTTTAAGAATGACTGACCTAAAGAAATTAATTCAACATCATGACTAATTGAATCTATACCAAATGTTTCTACCCCTAATTGATTAAATTGTCTATATCTTCCAGCTTGTGGTCTTTCATATCTAAAAATAGGTCCTATATAAAATGTTTTGTATGGTAGATTCTCTTGAATATATAATTTATTTTCAATTAAAGCTCTTACAGTTGGAGCTGTTCCTTCTGGTCTTAAAACATATTCACGACCTTTTCTGTCTGTAAACTCATACATTTCTTTGCTTACAATATCACTTGAGTCTCCAACACCTCTAACAAATAATTCTTTAGATTCAAACATAGGAGTAATGATTTCACCATAGTTAAAAAGATTTAGAACTTTTCTAAATTTTTCTTCTACTGCATTTCATTCTTTAGAATTATTTAAAAATAAATCTTGAGTTCCTCTAGGTTTTTGAATCATAAAATCTCCTTTTGCTTTAAATATTATAACATTTTCATTTATTAACAAATAATAAGGTTTTACAAAATAAAAAAAATGATAGAAACCTATCATTTTGATATTAGTTTTGTTCTTGTTCGTCTTCATCAAATAATGAAGGATCTATTTCATAATGTTTTCCTTGCATAGCAGCCATTGTTGCATTTGCTTGTTCAGTTCTTGCTTTCATAATTTTTTGTACATCTTTTTTAGGATTTACAATTACTAACATTAATGCACCCATTAAAGTTAAAATTGAAGATACTAAAGTTATTACAGATAAAGTTATAATAATGTCTATTTGAGATTTAAAATCTGAACTTAAAGCTTTTATAAAATCATTATAATAATTACCAGTAACTTCTCCTGGGTTTGATGTATCAGAAATTTGTTGGATTGTTAGATTTTCAAATGCTTTTCATTTGTTCATAACTAAATCATTTGATATAGAAGCAGAAGAAGTTATAACTATATAAATAAGAAGAATCGCTATTATTAATAGCATAAAACCACTAACTCTATATTTTAATCTTGATGCATCTTGTTTTTTTCAAAAAGTAAATCCAATATAACCAAATCAAATTAAATAAAATGCTCCAAAAATTATAGCTCCTACATTTGTTGTTGATTGTGCAAAAATATTCATAGAGTTAGGTATATTAACTCTTGTTGAAGAAGTGTTGCTAATTACATAAAAGAAATCCTTAAATTGATCTCATTTTTGATCTTGAAATAATATGTGCATGTAAGAATTATCATTTTTAGAAAGATCAACTTTTATTGTTCCAACATATATTGTTAAAGCTACATAAAAAATAATTGTAATCAGCATAAGTACTGTGAATAATTTTTTAATAAGTGGCATATATTTTGGTTTTGTTTTAAAAGGATAAAATTTAGGATTCATAAAAATATTTGGTGGCACATTACCACCCATATTTCCACCAAAAAAGTTTTGTTGTTGATTAAAGTTTTGCTGATTCATGTTTTCAGTACTTGAATTAGTTTTCTTTTTGTCAGAATTTGCTTTTTCTTTCTCAGCATTTTCTTTTGCTTCTTTTTCAGCTTTCTCTTTTGCTTCTTCAGCTAATTTTTCATCCATTTTTTTAACATAATCTGAAGATAATTTAGCATTTGATTCGATGTCTTCAATTGTAAATATTTCTTCTTCATTTGTTAATGTTTTTCTCATTACTTTATAATTTTCGTTAATGAAAGTAACAACACGTGAATATTCAGCATAAATTTCTTCGCTATTGATGTCATCATCTGCTGCTTCAAATCTATTTGAAACTTTAGTTATTTTTACATAAGCCTTTGCAAATTCTGCTGCTACTTTTTTACGGTTATATCTACACTTGAACTTGTCGCTTTCCAAAAGTAATAATAAGTCAATTAACTTAATAACTTCTTTTCTAAAAGCTTCTTCTTTTCTTAGAAAATACTTTAATTTATCATTTTTAATAATATTAAACAGTAAATGTGAAATACTAATATAAATTTTTTTATTATGCATTTTTATCCTCCATGTTTTTAATAAATCTGTATTCAACTATATTGTCTTTATCCATAGTGTTATTTAAAACACCTTGTTGAATATAATATAATAATTTAATTTTATCATTTAATTCTCTAATGTTAAGTTTATTTGAAATAGCTATCTTAACTCTATAAGGGTGTGCTTTTGTTATTTGAACAATTTCTTCATTTCTAATTCCTTGTTGTTTCATAACATTTACATCT includes these proteins:
- the hisS gene encoding histidine--tRNA ligase → MIQKPRGTQDLFLNNSKEWNAVEEKFRKVLNLFNYGEIITPMFESKELFVRGVGDSSDIVSKEMYEFTDRKGREYVLRPEGTAPTVRALIENKLYIQENLPYKTFYIGPIFRYERPQAGRYRQFNQLGVETFGIDSISHDVELISLGQSFLKELKINKDVIVEMNYLISGNERKEYELELKKYLNLFDDLCSDCEIRINKNVLRVLDCKIDGNKFAEAPKMTLFASQENKERLNKTFDQLKQLGIEAKINFNLVRGLDYYTGLVFEFKNIKTDQAIIAGGSYNNLVEELGGPNLPASGFAIGIERIMMILSDQEIKVADEDELDLFIIPLSDDAQFLTNKLLLEARTANLKVDTNWNIKNLKAGFKSAERLKSKNIVIIGENSINSDIYAIKDQKSGETKELKFKDIVKYLKGEK